The following are encoded in a window of Chitinophagaceae bacterium genomic DNA:
- a CDS encoding pectin esterase: MRLIKFLFPVLFLSVAVWDSFAQTANPQQYKYFFTVAKDGSGDYRTVQAAFDAIPANNRKPITIFVKAGVYKEKLLLDSTKNFVMLTGENKFNTILTYDDHTGKLSPKGDTINTRTSWSFKILADNFTASNISFQNDAGFSAGQAVAVECNGDKAMFNNCRFIGNQDVLFTNSSTSRQYYQHCYIEGTTDFIFGSATVWFEQCHIHSKKNSHVTAASTPPEKKMGYVFNDCVLTGDTSLHNVSLGRPWRPYAAVVYIRCYIGPHIKPEGWSNWNNTDNYKTTRYAEYKNYGPSADAAKRVSWARQLTDEEMKEYDVLKFLSNFTLPKQNDDE; this comes from the coding sequence ATGCGGTTAATAAAATTTCTTTTTCCTGTCCTGTTCCTGTCTGTTGCAGTATGGGATTCCTTTGCCCAAACAGCAAACCCGCAGCAGTATAAATATTTTTTTACCGTGGCAAAGGATGGCAGCGGCGATTACAGGACCGTGCAGGCTGCATTCGATGCCATTCCCGCCAATAACAGGAAACCAATAACGATCTTTGTCAAAGCAGGTGTTTATAAAGAGAAACTTTTACTGGATTCAACAAAGAATTTTGTTATGCTGACCGGGGAGAATAAATTCAATACCATTCTTACCTATGATGATCATACGGGCAAACTTTCTCCCAAAGGCGATACCATCAATACAAGAACATCGTGGAGTTTTAAGATACTGGCGGATAATTTTACTGCCAGCAACATCAGCTTTCAGAACGACGCCGGGTTTTCTGCCGGGCAGGCTGTTGCGGTTGAATGCAACGGGGATAAGGCCATGTTCAATAACTGCCGTTTCATCGGCAACCAGGATGTGCTGTTCACGAATAGCTCAACAAGCAGGCAGTATTACCAGCATTGTTACATAGAGGGTACCACGGATTTTATTTTTGGTTCGGCCACCGTATGGTTCGAGCAATGCCATATACACAGCAAAAAGAATTCGCATGTTACCGCTGCCTCCACACCGCCGGAAAAAAAAATGGGCTATGTATTCAATGATTGTGTGCTCACCGGTGATACTTCCCTGCACAATGTCTCCCTGGGCCGCCCCTGGAGGCCGTATGCGGCAGTGGTTTACATCCGCTGTTATATCGGACCCCATATAAAACCCGAAGGCTGGAGCAACTGGAATAATACAGACAATTACAAAACGACCCGGTATGCTGAGTACAAGAACTACGGCCCTTCGGCTGATGCTGCAAAAAGGGTAAGCTGGGCAAGGCAGTTGACGGATGAGGAAATGAAGGAATATGATGTGCTGAAATTTTTAAGCAACTTTACCTTACCTAAACAGAACGATGATGAGTAA
- a CDS encoding pectate lyase: MASCGGQNRSTASRVSAERPIAFPGAEGFGKYTTGGRGGKVFIVTNLNDKGPGSFREAAEAKEKRIIVFSVSGTIRLETKLAIKGDATIAGQTAPGDGICIADNSVNLGGDNIIVRYLRFRLGDKYQQGGMVDGNGGDDAFGGVRRKNIIIDHCSLSWSTDEVFSIYAGDSTTLQWNLISEPLNYSYHFETGDTDYERHGFGGIWGGKHLSAHHNLFAHCNNRTPRFDGIRNTTEENCDYRNNVIYNWGGNNVYAGEGGNYNIVNNYYKPGPSTSRNAKTRIVNPYHKLPSIPFGKFYVDGNYLAGSPEVTANNWLGVAMNNGNETDAATARSNKAFPAVEIKNESAAEAYQLVLKNAGAVLPGRDTLDERIINDVKNGTGGFIDVQGGFSHGTAYELTVNAWPALRSLPAPADTDKDGMPDDWEKKNGLNPDDAGDATAFKLDGNYSNIEVYINSIKK, from the coding sequence CTGGCCTCCTGTGGCGGGCAGAACCGGTCAACCGCATCCCGGGTCTCAGCTGAAAGGCCCATTGCTTTCCCCGGGGCAGAAGGGTTTGGCAAATACACTACCGGCGGCAGGGGCGGCAAGGTTTTTATCGTTACCAATCTAAACGATAAGGGCCCGGGCAGTTTCCGGGAAGCCGCAGAAGCGAAGGAAAAACGGATCATTGTTTTTTCCGTATCGGGTACCATTCGCCTGGAGACAAAACTTGCGATCAAAGGGGATGCGACCATTGCCGGGCAGACTGCTCCGGGTGATGGAATTTGTATAGCAGATAACTCGGTGAATTTAGGCGGTGATAATATTATAGTGAGATACCTCCGCTTCCGGTTGGGTGATAAATATCAACAGGGAGGGATGGTGGATGGCAACGGCGGGGATGATGCATTTGGTGGCGTAAGAAGAAAAAATATCATCATCGATCATTGCTCTTTAAGCTGGAGTACCGATGAGGTCTTTTCAATTTATGCCGGTGACAGCACTACCCTGCAATGGAACCTGATCTCCGAACCACTTAATTACTCCTATCATTTTGAGACCGGCGATACCGATTATGAGCGTCATGGTTTTGGCGGCATATGGGGAGGAAAACATTTATCGGCACATCACAACCTGTTTGCCCATTGCAATAACCGTACGCCACGATTCGACGGTATCCGTAACACAACGGAAGAGAATTGCGATTACCGCAATAATGTGATCTACAACTGGGGCGGAAATAATGTGTATGCAGGCGAAGGCGGCAATTATAACATTGTAAACAATTATTATAAACCAGGGCCATCCACCAGCCGGAATGCAAAAACAAGGATTGTGAACCCGTATCATAAACTTCCTTCTATTCCCTTTGGGAAATTTTATGTTGATGGTAATTACCTGGCAGGGTCACCCGAAGTAACGGCGAACAACTGGCTTGGGGTAGCTATGAACAACGGCAATGAAACGGATGCAGCAACAGCAAGATCGAATAAAGCTTTCCCGGCTGTTGAAATAAAAAATGAATCAGCAGCAGAAGCGTATCAACTTGTTTTGAAAAATGCGGGGGCTGTATTACCTGGCAGAGATACGCTGGATGAAAGGATCATCAATGATGTGAAGAACGGGACCGGTGGCTTTATTGATGTGCAGGGCGGCTTTTCCCATGGAACCGCCTATGAACTTACTGTGAATGCCTGGCCTGCATTGAGATCATTGCCTGCGCCTGCTGATACCGATAAAGATGGCATGCCGGATGACTGGGAAAAAAAGAATGGGTTAAACCCCGATGATGCCGGCGATGCAACTGCCTTTAAACTGGATGGGAATTATTCAAACATTGAAGTGTATATAAACAGCATTAAAAAATGA
- a CDS encoding glycoside hydrolase 43 family protein, which yields MIYKKKITILLMCCITAAVSAQQNNVSRVWVADNGNGTYRNPVIHADYSDPDAIRVGDDYYMISSSFNHVPGLPVFHSRDLVNWSLIGHVLKRQLPFEHFSNVQHGNGVWAPSIRYHKDEFYIYYPDPDFGIWLTRSKNILGPWTDPVLVEGGKGLIDPCPLWDDDGNVYLVHAYAGSRAGIKSIIVVKQLNAEATRTIDNGVIVYDGHDKDPTIEGPKFYKRNGYYYIFAPAGGVSTGWQTILRSKNIYGPYERRVVMDQGTTTVNGPHQGAWVATQTGEDWFLHFQDKEAYGRVVHLQPMKWINDWPVIGMDKDGDGTGEPVLVHKKPNVGETYPVQTPADSDEFSEKKIGLQWQWQANPKPTWAFPANGVLRLFSVQVADSSKNYWNVPNLLMQKFPAEEFKATAKLSFKPRLEGEKAGMIIFGVDYAYLSAVKKADGNYISFSMCNDADKGKPEILIDGEKMKGDEIYIRVEVRKGGEYEFSFSEDGKTYTSFIEKLVAKPGRWVGAKLGLFCTRTAKTNDSGYVDVDWFRVESL from the coding sequence ATGATTTACAAGAAAAAAATAACGATCCTTCTTATGTGCTGTATTACCGCCGCTGTAAGTGCACAACAGAATAATGTTTCCAGGGTTTGGGTTGCAGATAACGGGAACGGTACATACAGGAACCCGGTCATTCATGCAGACTACAGCGATCCTGATGCAATACGGGTGGGGGATGATTATTACATGATCTCATCCAGTTTCAATCATGTGCCAGGGTTACCGGTATTTCATTCCAGAGACCTCGTGAACTGGTCCCTTATCGGGCATGTATTAAAACGTCAACTCCCTTTTGAACATTTCAGCAACGTACAGCATGGCAATGGGGTTTGGGCGCCTTCCATCCGTTATCACAAAGATGAGTTCTATATCTATTATCCCGATCCCGATTTCGGTATCTGGCTCACCCGGTCAAAGAATATCCTTGGCCCCTGGACCGACCCGGTCCTGGTGGAAGGAGGAAAGGGATTGATCGATCCCTGCCCGTTATGGGATGATGATGGTAACGTTTACCTCGTTCATGCGTATGCCGGAAGCCGTGCAGGGATCAAAAGCATCATCGTGGTAAAGCAACTGAATGCCGAAGCAACAAGAACGATCGATAACGGCGTGATCGTTTATGACGGGCATGATAAAGATCCCACCATTGAAGGCCCTAAATTTTATAAGCGGAATGGATACTATTACATATTCGCCCCTGCGGGAGGGGTAAGTACAGGCTGGCAGACCATACTCCGCTCAAAAAATATTTATGGCCCCTACGAAAGAAGGGTTGTGATGGACCAGGGTACCACTACGGTGAACGGCCCACACCAGGGCGCATGGGTTGCCACACAAACCGGGGAGGATTGGTTCCTGCATTTCCAGGATAAGGAAGCCTATGGACGGGTTGTTCACCTGCAACCCATGAAGTGGATCAACGACTGGCCGGTGATCGGTATGGATAAGGACGGTGATGGTACCGGTGAGCCGGTGTTGGTTCATAAGAAACCCAATGTGGGGGAAACCTATCCGGTGCAAACTCCTGCAGATTCGGATGAGTTCAGCGAAAAAAAGATCGGCCTTCAATGGCAGTGGCAGGCCAATCCAAAACCAACCTGGGCTTTTCCGGCTAACGGAGTGCTCCGCTTGTTCTCCGTACAGGTTGCCGACAGCAGTAAAAATTACTGGAATGTTCCCAACCTGCTGATGCAGAAATTCCCGGCAGAAGAATTCAAAGCCACCGCAAAGCTTTCTTTTAAACCCAGACTGGAAGGAGAGAAGGCCGGCATGATCATCTTTGGTGTTGATTATGCTTACCTGTCGGCAGTAAAAAAAGCAGATGGGAATTATATCTCGTTCAGCATGTGCAATGATGCGGATAAAGGGAAACCTGAAATTCTTATTGATGGAGAAAAGATGAAAGGGGATGAGATCTATATACGGGTGGAAGTAAGAAAAGGGGGGGAGTATGAATTCAGTTTCAGCGAGGACGGGAAAACATATACGTCATTTATTGAGAAACTGGTAGCTAAGCCCGGCAGGTGGGTGGGCGCTAAACTGGGCTTGTTCTGTACCCGTACAGCCAAAACAAATGATTCAGGATACGTGGATGTGGATTGGTTCAGGGTTGAATCGCTTTAG
- a CDS encoding Gfo/Idh/MocA family oxidoreductase: MSKIKTGICSYGMSGKLFHAPFIHQHPGYELVAACERSNKEIAERYPGVTSYSTIDELMADGNIELMIINTPNYTHFDYAKRALLAGKHIVVEKPFCNTVTECDELMALAKERNKMISVYQNRRWDSDFKTVRKVVEEKLLGDIVEAEIHFDRYDENLSYKLHKETPGPGAGIFYDLGPHLIDQALQLFGMPTAVFADIAIMRPISKVDDYMEILLMYNRLRVRLKSGYLVKEPIPSYVVHGTKGSFLKSRADVQENLLKQYTSPAIPGWGLEPETEQGLLHTIINGETIRKRIPTERGNYGEYYKLLYEALRNGAPLPVTAEDGRNVIGIIEKCFESAQQKKIIDL; this comes from the coding sequence ATGAGTAAGATAAAAACAGGGATATGTTCCTACGGTATGTCGGGTAAATTATTTCATGCTCCCTTCATTCACCAGCACCCGGGATATGAATTGGTTGCCGCCTGTGAACGGAGCAATAAGGAAATAGCTGAAAGGTATCCGGGAGTGACCAGCTATTCAACCATTGATGAACTGATGGCGGATGGTAACATCGAACTGATGATCATTAATACACCCAACTATACCCATTTTGATTATGCCAAAAGAGCGCTGCTTGCCGGCAAGCACATCGTGGTGGAGAAACCCTTTTGCAATACGGTGACTGAATGTGATGAACTGATGGCATTGGCAAAAGAAAGAAATAAGATGATCTCGGTTTATCAGAACCGCCGCTGGGACAGCGATTTTAAAACGGTACGGAAAGTAGTGGAAGAAAAGCTGCTGGGAGATATTGTGGAAGCAGAAATTCATTTTGACCGATACGATGAGAACCTCAGCTACAAGCTTCATAAGGAAACACCCGGTCCCGGTGCAGGGATATTTTATGACCTCGGTCCGCATTTGATCGACCAGGCCCTGCAATTGTTCGGAATGCCAACGGCTGTATTTGCTGATATAGCGATCATGCGGCCCATCAGCAAAGTGGATGATTATATGGAGATCCTGTTAATGTACAACCGGCTTCGGGTACGGCTGAAGTCGGGTTACCTGGTCAAAGAACCCATACCTTCCTATGTGGTACACGGTACCAAAGGTTCTTTTCTCAAATCACGGGCCGATGTACAGGAGAACCTGTTGAAGCAGTATACATCACCTGCCATACCCGGTTGGGGTTTGGAGCCGGAGACAGAGCAGGGTTTGCTGCATACAATCATCAATGGTGAAACGATCCGGAAAAGGATACCAACGGAGCGGGGCAATTATGGCGAATATTACAAACTGCTTTATGAAGCATTGCGGAACGGGGCGCCGCTTCCCGTAACCGCAGAAGACGGCCGCAACGTGATCGGTATCATTGAAAAATGTTTTGAAAGCGCTCAGCAGAAAAAAATAATTGACCTGTGA
- a CDS encoding RagB/SusD family nutrient uptake outer membrane protein: MKNKIYQSLTVAIMFIALLFTAGCKKYTEVEPVSQYSIPQAFSDVSNAFTAVVGVYDELQGDNGYGIRISMYYPYDSDEGIVSGNIDNGRRGVGRYQLLLTNAELANPFRQMYRGLEKANLCIEQIPLMKQYTSGTTTEQATLKRLYGEALTLRAQFLFQLMLNWGDVPAPMIPSYKQENLFIPKSDRDTVYDKLIADLAVAKDLVPWRTDAGPRNERITKGVIMALRARMSLFRGGYSLRQSGVMERRSDYLNYYQIAKQECEEMMARRDQHTLNPNYEDIWRKVTSFTYDPFGEIIFEVGAGGGNGNSDSRMGNYDGPNLSNASRYGAGGGGIVILPNYFYSFDSVDTRRDVTVTHYQVPNSTNIKTQRRLGELNTGKYRRDWRVPLLPGTVLNVGYNWAMIRFSDVLLMYAEAVNEISGGPTAQAIAAFEEVRRRAYRNNTGLIGVTPTTKAGFFDAIVNERYLEFGHEGIRRYDLLRWNLLATKIAEARTKIQQIRDRVAPYNNVPQYIYWRNAGEEIQFFAGTNTALTAQPFWRPTQVPSPTTGWTRVDWAQHLTANAIDGKPLWQGFASFFVPGKSELYPFDAATISSYQGQLKQNPNY; the protein is encoded by the coding sequence ATGAAAAATAAAATTTATCAATCCCTGACCGTTGCAATAATGTTCATAGCATTATTGTTTACTGCCGGTTGTAAAAAATACACCGAGGTGGAGCCTGTATCTCAATACAGTATTCCGCAGGCTTTTTCGGATGTGTCCAATGCATTTACTGCTGTGGTAGGGGTGTATGATGAACTGCAGGGCGACAACGGGTATGGTATCCGTATCAGTATGTATTACCCATACGATTCCGATGAAGGTATAGTGAGCGGTAATATTGATAACGGAAGAAGAGGGGTGGGCCGCTACCAGTTATTACTTACAAATGCTGAGCTGGCAAATCCTTTCCGCCAGATGTACCGGGGGCTCGAAAAAGCGAACCTGTGCATTGAACAGATCCCGTTGATGAAGCAGTATACAAGCGGAACAACCACGGAACAGGCTACACTAAAGAGACTTTACGGTGAGGCATTGACCCTGCGTGCACAGTTCTTATTTCAACTGATGCTGAACTGGGGCGACGTACCTGCCCCGATGATCCCGTCCTACAAACAGGAAAATTTATTCATCCCTAAATCAGACAGGGATACTGTTTATGATAAACTGATCGCAGACCTCGCTGTTGCGAAAGACCTGGTGCCCTGGAGAACAGACGCCGGCCCGCGGAATGAACGTATCACAAAAGGGGTGATCATGGCATTGAGGGCACGGATGTCCTTATTCCGTGGCGGTTATTCATTAAGGCAGAGCGGGGTAATGGAAAGAAGGTCTGACTATCTTAACTATTACCAGATCGCCAAGCAGGAATGCGAAGAAATGATGGCAAGAAGAGACCAGCATACCCTCAATCCGAATTATGAGGATATCTGGAGAAAAGTTACCTCGTTTACCTACGATCCGTTCGGAGAGATCATATTTGAAGTGGGTGCCGGCGGCGGTAACGGCAACAGCGACAGCCGCATGGGCAATTACGACGGCCCCAACCTCAGCAATGCTTCACGTTATGGAGCCGGTGGTGGAGGTATTGTCATATTGCCCAATTATTTCTATTCATTTGATTCGGTGGATACAAGGCGTGATGTGACCGTTACGCATTACCAGGTACCCAATTCAACCAACATAAAAACACAGCGCCGTTTGGGCGAATTGAATACCGGCAAATACCGCCGCGACTGGCGTGTACCCCTGCTGCCGGGCACGGTACTGAATGTGGGATACAACTGGGCCATGATCCGTTTCTCGGATGTGTTGCTGATGTATGCAGAAGCAGTGAATGAGATCAGCGGCGGTCCTACAGCCCAGGCCATTGCCGCATTTGAAGAAGTGAGAAGAAGGGCCTATCGCAATAATACAGGCCTGATCGGTGTAACACCAACCACCAAGGCCGGATTCTTTGACGCCATTGTAAATGAACGATACCTTGAATTCGGACACGAAGGCATCCGCCGTTATGACCTGCTGCGCTGGAACCTGCTGGCAACAAAAATTGCAGAAGCCAGGACAAAGATCCAGCAGATACGCGACCGGGTTGCTCCTTATAATAATGTACCGCAATACATATACTGGCGCAATGCAGGCGAAGAGATCCAGTTTTTTGCAGGAACAAATACGGCGCTTACAGCGCAACCTTTCTGGAGGCCCACACAAGTGCCTTCACCAACCACCGGCTGGACAAGGGTTGACTGGGCACAACATCTGACAGCAAACGCCATTGACGGCAAACCATTGTGGCAGGGCTTTGCATCTTTCTTTGTTCCGGGTAAAAGTGAATTGTATCCGTTTGACGCGGCAACCATTTCTTCTTACCAGGGACAACTGAAGCAGAATCCGAATTATTGA
- a CDS encoding rhamnogalacturonan acetylesterase, protein MRLKLPGMTLLFLAAFTFPGKKKIKVYLIGDSTMCTYETNRAPLTGWGMPFRYFFDSSVEVDNRARGGRSTRTFIGENHWKPIADSLREGDYVLIQFGHNDEAKEEKYKDRYTPVPDYRNNLIRFITETRAKKAIPVLITPVTRMRFDKEGKIQETHKEYSAAVWEVGNAYNARVIDLDARSRDLLQHFGPEFSKMFFMQLDSLQHPNYPAGQKDNTHFNEYGARRMAELVLAEIRKLKLELAERIIVPPVKNK, encoded by the coding sequence ATGCGGCTGAAGTTACCTGGCATGACATTATTATTCCTGGCAGCTTTTACCTTTCCCGGTAAGAAGAAGATAAAGGTTTACCTCATCGGTGACTCAACCATGTGTACGTATGAAACGAACAGGGCGCCGCTGACCGGCTGGGGAATGCCATTCCGGTATTTTTTTGATTCTTCGGTAGAGGTTGACAACCGGGCCAGGGGAGGAAGAAGCACCCGGACATTCATCGGAGAGAACCACTGGAAGCCCATTGCCGACAGCTTGCGGGAAGGCGATTATGTGCTGATCCAGTTTGGCCACAATGATGAAGCAAAAGAGGAAAAGTATAAAGACCGCTATACGCCGGTACCGGATTACAGGAATAACCTCATCCGGTTCATAACAGAAACAAGGGCAAAAAAGGCAATACCGGTTTTAATAACCCCGGTTACGAGAATGCGGTTTGATAAAGAAGGGAAGATACAGGAAACACATAAAGAATACTCGGCTGCAGTCTGGGAAGTTGGGAATGCGTATAATGCACGGGTGATTGACCTGGATGCAAGAAGCCGTGACCTGTTGCAGCATTTTGGACCGGAGTTTTCAAAAATGTTCTTCATGCAACTGGATTCCCTGCAGCATCCCAACTACCCGGCCGGGCAAAAGGACAACACCCATTTCAATGAATACGGCGCCCGGCGGATGGCAGAACTGGTATTGGCAGAGATACGGAAATTAAAACTCGAACTGGCGGAAAGGATCATTGTTCCTCCTGTAAAAAATAAATGA
- a CDS encoding alpha/beta hydrolase gives MKQLVIIAVVCFAFTNAAAQSWPGLTGKPDTSYNTNAAYRSVIKTRPDAKLVEESYSPSVKEKRDITYCETGRRKLVLDAFYPERNAGAKRTTIIIIHGGGWRSGSRTQHYPLARYLANLGYVCFTPEYRLSTEALYPAAVHDIKAAIRWVKENAKKYDIDTNKIAVLGFSAGGELAAFTGTTNGNADFEGPGCNAGSGSNVQAVVDIDGTLSFVHPESGEGDDSKRISAATNWFGASRKDNPELWRQASPLTHAGKTTPPTLFINSSVERMHAGREDYIKVLNGYNTYTEVRSFENSPHHFCLFEPWFGPTLKYIDDFLKKVFNK, from the coding sequence ATGAAACAGCTTGTCATCATAGCAGTGGTTTGTTTTGCATTTACCAATGCAGCTGCCCAGTCATGGCCCGGCCTCACCGGCAAGCCGGATACTTCTTATAATACAAATGCTGCGTATCGTTCGGTTATTAAAACCCGGCCGGATGCTAAATTAGTTGAGGAATCTTATTCTCCTTCGGTCAAAGAAAAAAGAGATATTACCTACTGCGAAACAGGTAGAAGAAAATTAGTGCTGGATGCATTTTACCCGGAGAGAAATGCAGGAGCGAAACGAACGACCATCATCATTATTCATGGTGGCGGATGGAGAAGCGGTAGCCGCACGCAGCATTACCCATTAGCCCGGTACCTGGCCAATCTCGGTTATGTTTGCTTTACCCCCGAATACCGGCTGTCTACCGAAGCCTTGTACCCGGCGGCTGTTCATGATATTAAAGCAGCAATAAGGTGGGTGAAAGAAAATGCGAAGAAATATGATATTGATACAAATAAAATAGCCGTGCTTGGTTTTTCTGCGGGCGGCGAACTGGCTGCTTTCACGGGAACAACAAATGGGAATGCAGATTTTGAAGGACCAGGCTGCAACGCAGGTTCCGGCAGCAATGTGCAGGCCGTTGTGGATATTGACGGCACACTGTCTTTCGTTCACCCCGAAAGCGGCGAAGGGGATGACAGCAAACGAATATCCGCTGCCACCAATTGGTTTGGCGCTTCCCGGAAAGATAACCCTGAACTATGGAGACAGGCTTCGCCATTGACCCATGCAGGTAAAACAACTCCGCCAACATTATTCATTAACAGTTCCGTGGAACGGATGCATGCGGGCCGGGAAGATTATATAAAAGTTCTGAACGGGTATAACACGTATACCGAAGTGAGAAGTTTTGAGAATTCCCCCCATCACTTTTGTTTGTTCGAACCCTGGTTCGGGCCCACGTTAAAATACATCGATGATTTTTTGAAGAAAGTTTTCAATAAATAA